The sequence GTTCAAGGCTACTGCGGGAATCGTTGGCCAAGACCGGTCGGATGTCGTTGGAGGTTTTGCTGAAATCAGATGCACTGGGGCAGGGCGGCCCTGCCCGGGTCATCTCGCTTTCACTACATACCATGTGCCGTAATTTCACGCTGGGGCAGGACGGTAACGGGTTGGCGTTCCGGTTGCGTACCTCGGAAACCGATGGTAACGGAATGTATCCCAGCTTGCTGGTACCCCAGGTGTTTGATGAAAACAGATTCCAGCATTTCGTGGTTACGTATGATGGCGGGCTGGTTCAGCTCTTTGTCGATGGCGTGCTCCATCCTCAATCCGTGGAACTGCAGGGCGATTTCTCAAACTGGGGAAAAAACCATTTGCTCACGGTGGGCGATGAACCGAGCGGGGTTCGGCCATGGAAGGGACGGGTCGCCCATTTTTCCGTCTATGATCGGGCGTTGGAATCCCGCGAGGTCGAACTACTGAAGGCGGGTGGGGATGTGCCTGGGGCAGTCTATTCCTTTCCCGTCCCGAACGCCATGCGCCCGTTGCGCTACCGCAACCTGTTTGTCAATACCGATCCATTCTTCAATCTGGGCGATTGCGTGGCCAACATTGTTGCGTTCGTTCCGCTTGCGCCATTGTTGTGCGTTGTGTTCTTGGCGCGGCTCCGGAAGCCAGTGGCGGTTGTTGCCGTGCCGCTGGTCGCAGGATTCCTGATTAGTGGGGTGATTGAGTTGCTGCAGCGCGGAATCATGGGGCGCGTACCGTGTTTGGCTGATCTGGCCTACAACGTGCTTGGTACGTTGATCGGCTGTGGTTTGTTATGGCTGGGATTGAAGCATCGCGGTGTTTCGGCGATGATGCGAACGGAACAGGGAGACATGGAATGAAAGCGGTAATCTTGGCAGGTGGATATGGTACGCGGATCAGCGAGGAAAGCTCGGTGCGACCGAAGCCGATGGTGGAGATCGGGCCGGAGCCGATCCTCTGGCATATCATGAAGATCTATGCCGCGCACGGCATCACCGATTTCATTGTGGCCTGCGGCTACAAGGGCAACATGATCAAGGAATATTTTTCCAAGATGTTCATCAACGAGTCGGATGTGACGTTTGATCTCGTGGGCAACACGCTGGAAGTCCACCATTCCCGGGTTGAGCCTTGGCGGGTCACCTGCGTGGATACCGGGGAGAAAAGCATGACGGGCGGGCGGTTGCGGCGTGTCCGGCAGTATCTGGACGAGGAAACCTTCTGCATGACCTATGGCGATGGGGTGTGCGATATCAATATCACGAACGAGCTGGCCTTCCACAAGCGGTCGGGGCTGCTCGCCACCATGGGCGCCATCAGGCCGCCGGGACGCTTCGGCGCATTCACCCTGGAGCCGGGCGAACAAACCGTGTCCGACTTTTGCGAGAAGCCCGACGGCGATGGCGCGTGGATCAACGGTGGTTTCTTTGTGCTGGAGCCGGGGGTGTTCGGCTATATTCCCGACGACCAGACCTCGTGGGAGCTGGAGCCGTTGCAGGGCTTGGCCCACGATGGCCAGCTCGGCGCGTTCCGCCACTCCGGCTTCTGGCAGCCGATGGATACGCTGCGCGACAAGCATGTGCTTGAGGAATTGTGGGAGTCCGGCGAAGCCCCCTGGAAAGTGTGGAACGATTAAAAAACAAACCGAGGATCATAAGATGGCAGTGAAACTGCAAGAACCAGAATTTGTCTACATGAACGGCAAGCTGACGAAGTGGGCCGATGCCACGCTCCACATCGGTACCGAGGCCGTTACGCGGAGCCTGAACGTGTTCGAGGGGCTCAAGGGCTATTGGCAGAAGGACGGGAGCTTCGGCATCGTCTTCATGCGCCGCCACTACGAGCGCCTGTTGCGTTCCGCCAAGCTGATGCACCTGCCATGCCCATGGAGCTACGGGGAATATGAATCCGCCGTCCACGAGCTGCTCGGTGCATTGCTGACCAAGGAGCAGGACATGTGGGCGCGCGTCACCCTCTTCGGTGTCGAGGGCCACTGGGGGGTCGGCACAAAATCCGATATGGTCGTCACCGCATACAACCAGCGCAAGGAGCAGCCCGCGCCGATCAAGATCGGCATCAGCACCTGGCAACGGAGCGGCGACAACGCGCTGCCGTATCGGGTGAAAGCGGGCGCCAACTACGAGGTCGGCCGTCTCGCCCGGATCGAGGGGGCGCGCCTGGGTTATTCCGATATGATTCTCTTGAACTCCGCCGGGCGCGTTTCCGAGGCCACGGCCTCGTGCGTGGTGATGGTGCGCGATGGCGTGGTCTACACCACGCCGCACTACGAAGGTTCGCTCGAAAGCGTCACCCTCGATTTTGTCGCGGAGATCGCCAAGTCGCTCGGCTATGAGTTCGTCGTCCGCCCGATCGACCGCACCGAACTCATGATCGCCGACGAGCTGGCGCTGGTCGGCTCGCTTGCCGAGCTGGTGCCGGTGGAGGAGGTCGATGGTTTCCAGCTCAATCCCAACGGGAAAATCATTACGGCCATCCGTAAAAGGTTTTTCGCGATCGTCCGCGGTGAAGACAACTCCCTCGATGCCGAATTCTCCTTCGTCCCCAACGACCAAATCCGCAGCTTGGATTAAACAACGGATGATTTTCACCACAGAGGACACAGAGGCACAGAGGAATATGCTCCGAGTCTCTGTGTCTCTAGCGAAGCGGGTGGTTAAAAATAGTCATGTCAAAGGCAACTGAAATGGTGGATATGTTTGGTTTGGTGGAGCGGTTGTATCCGATCTGCCGCAGCATCACCGGCGACGGTGTGCGCGAGACGCTGCGGGTGGTCGGCGAACACATTCCGCTCGACCTCCACGAAGTACCCACCGGCTCGCCGGCGTTCGACTGGAAAGTGCCCGACGAATGGAACATCCGCGATGGCTGGATCAAGAATCCGGCGGGTGAAAAGATCGTCGATTTCCAACAGCTCAACCTCCACGTGCTTAACTATTCCGAGCCGGTGCACAAAACCGTTTCGCTTGAAGAACTAAAGCAACATGTTTTCACGCTGCCCGAACAGCCCGGCTGGGTTCCGTACCGCACCTCCTACCACAACCGTAACTGGGGCTTCTGCATGGCGCATCGCCAATTCGAGGCGTTGGGGGAGGGCGACTACGA is a genomic window of Pontiella desulfatans containing:
- a CDS encoding LamG-like jellyroll fold domain-containing protein; translated protein: MKVVFRLALAVYLLAIAFFAFRPFQPIHGRTYPDAAPATNGVVCAGAALEDMEGSRLLRESLAKTGRMSLEVLLKSDALGQGGPARVISLSLHTMCRNFTLGQDGNGLAFRLRTSETDGNGMYPSLLVPQVFDENRFQHFVVTYDGGLVQLFVDGVLHPQSVELQGDFSNWGKNHLLTVGDEPSGVRPWKGRVAHFSVYDRALESREVELLKAGGDVPGAVYSFPVPNAMRPLRYRNLFVNTDPFFNLGDCVANIVAFVPLAPLLCVVFLARLRKPVAVVAVPLVAGFLISGVIELLQRGIMGRVPCLADLAYNVLGTLIGCGLLWLGLKHRGVSAMMRTEQGDME
- the rfbF gene encoding glucose-1-phosphate cytidylyltransferase, giving the protein MKAVILAGGYGTRISEESSVRPKPMVEIGPEPILWHIMKIYAAHGITDFIVACGYKGNMIKEYFSKMFINESDVTFDLVGNTLEVHHSRVEPWRVTCVDTGEKSMTGGRLRRVRQYLDEETFCMTYGDGVCDINITNELAFHKRSGLLATMGAIRPPGRFGAFTLEPGEQTVSDFCEKPDGDGAWINGGFFVLEPGVFGYIPDDQTSWELEPLQGLAHDGQLGAFRHSGFWQPMDTLRDKHVLEELWESGEAPWKVWND
- a CDS encoding aminotransferase class IV, producing MAVKLQEPEFVYMNGKLTKWADATLHIGTEAVTRSLNVFEGLKGYWQKDGSFGIVFMRRHYERLLRSAKLMHLPCPWSYGEYESAVHELLGALLTKEQDMWARVTLFGVEGHWGVGTKSDMVVTAYNQRKEQPAPIKIGISTWQRSGDNALPYRVKAGANYEVGRLARIEGARLGYSDMILLNSAGRVSEATASCVVMVRDGVVYTTPHYEGSLESVTLDFVAEIAKSLGYEFVVRPIDRTELMIADELALVGSLAELVPVEEVDGFQLNPNGKIITAIRKRFFAIVRGEDNSLDAEFSFVPNDQIRSLD